Proteins from a single region of Bos indicus isolate NIAB-ARS_2022 breed Sahiwal x Tharparkar chromosome 6, NIAB-ARS_B.indTharparkar_mat_pri_1.0, whole genome shotgun sequence:
- the LOC139183700 gene encoding uncharacterized protein isoform X1 codes for MFMFAATFAPLGGLASPRTHFGGGSGPSPRLGVPLPQRENGRREPERRGHSGLRGRTPAPHTPAERPRNAPGLQLSAEQRAASNSDSDARRPWSSALQQVQGPHLGCLFHERLSLTHRESSRDSYPRPANLSVGSPKSQGQPQTRGHRLLCGHPPRDLKTKVPFDSSPLELARLLALVFPSHSRRSGAENRSTGDPQASGTAHRLRTRQHSTPKTRLASS; via the exons ATGTTCATGTTCGCGGCCACTTTCGCTCCGCTAGGTGGGCTTGCGAGTCCGCGCACCCACTTCGGCGGAGGGAGCGGCCCGTCTCCTCGCCTTGGTGTTCCCCTCCCGCAGCGGGAGAACGGGCGCCGAGAACCGGAGCGCAGGGGACACTCAGGCCTCCGGGGCCGCACACCGGCTCCGCACACGCCAGCGGAGCGCCCCCGAAACGCGCCTGGCCTCCAGCTCAGCGCTGAGCAGAGGGCGGCCTCCAACTCCGACTCGGACGCTCGTCGACCTTGGAGCAGCGCCCTACAACAGGTCCAG GGCCCCCACCTAGGATGTCTGTTCCACGAACGACTGTCGCTGACTCATAGGGAGAGTTCCCGGGACTCCTACCCACGGCCAGCAAACCTCTCAGTGGGCTCCCCGAAGAGCCAAGGGCAGCCACAGACCAGGGGTCACAGGCTCTTGTGTGGTCACCCACCTAGGGACCTTAAAACCAAGGTCCCCTTTGACTCCAGCCCCTTGGAGCTGGCCCGACTCCTCGCCTTGGTGTTCCCCTCCCACAGCAGGAGATCGGGCGCCGAGAACCGGAGCACAGGGGACCCTCAGGCCTCCGGGACCGCACACCGGCTCCGCACACGCCAGCATAGCACCCCCAAAACGCGCCTGGCCTCCAGCTag
- the LOC139183700 gene encoding uncharacterized protein isoform X2, which yields MFMFAATFAPLGGLASPRTHFGGGSGPSPRLGVPLPQRENGRREPERRGHSGLRGRTPAPHTPAERPRNAPGLQLSAEQRAASNSDSDARRPWSSALQQVQQEIGRREPEHRGPSGLRDRTPAPHTPA from the exons ATGTTCATGTTCGCGGCCACTTTCGCTCCGCTAGGTGGGCTTGCGAGTCCGCGCACCCACTTCGGCGGAGGGAGCGGCCCGTCTCCTCGCCTTGGTGTTCCCCTCCCGCAGCGGGAGAACGGGCGCCGAGAACCGGAGCGCAGGGGACACTCAGGCCTCCGGGGCCGCACACCGGCTCCGCACACGCCAGCGGAGCGCCCCCGAAACGCGCCTGGCCTCCAGCTCAGCGCTGAGCAGAGGGCGGCCTCCAACTCCGACTCGGACGCTCGTCGACCTTGGAGCAGCGCCCTACAACAGGTCCAG CAGGAGATCGGGCGCCGAGAACCGGAGCACAGGGGACCCTCAGGCCTCCGGGACCGCACACCGGCTCCGCACACGCCAGCATAG